In the Xiphias gladius isolate SHS-SW01 ecotype Sanya breed wild chromosome 7, ASM1685928v1, whole genome shotgun sequence genome, ctatCGATTCAGAGTTTTCTATGTTTTCTATCAATCGAACCCTGAGCAGAGTCAGGGCTCGATCATACTGCAGCATAACAAAATTTTGGAAGTATCAGGTGAGGTGCAGCTGCTTAAAGTACGGGACACATTGAAGTAgaagcacaaaaaacaacacatggcGATAAAAACGGTTTAAGGAAAGTAAATTGGGATGCTTTGTCACTATAAATAACTGCAGCGATGCTACTGGAATGTTAGCcaattttttgcttgaaatgtaCTATTTATTGATTGTTAAGTGCATTTGTctgacaaattattttaattagaaTGCATTTTAGGTTTGTGTAAGAGTGTTCACTtaaatttcagttaaaaatcCCCGAAATGTGTATAGTTATGGTATGCTAATTATTCATGTGGATTTGTTGTTTTAGGCTTGCAAGGTTATGTctatgttttttaattattcaagcCTAATGCAACCTATTACAGCCAAAATTCATTGAAGTGAAGTGTGGAAATAGGAATAAcgaagttttattttgttttgattgaaggaaaaaaaaagggttgtgATAGTAATATTCTatgctttctttgtcttttcctaTCTGTAAAGTTACCAACCTACTACCTGGGCAACTGCTTTGAGGAAATCTCCAATACACAGATTAGGTGTTGTTGAAATATAGTTGGTCAGTTGCATTCCCTGTGATTAGCTAAGGCCTTTCACAAGTTTGGGCAGGTGTTGTTGCAGAAAATCCcagaaaacattacaataacataaacagaaaatggtTGGAATTGAGCAATTATAGTAAAGGTTACTAATTTCTTTTCCCTGTCTTTACCTGTTTGAAATCGAACTGATTTGAGAGTTTATGGTTGTTGCAGTATTTGTTATTGATTATTAGTTGATATACAAAGGCAGTGAACAGCAGGTCAGCTTAATTCGGTATATTAATATGACATATGCTTATGGGTCAAGCTTTGTCTGATCTATagataatttcatttttataaatactaaacattattactgatgtttttttcttcaatacaACTTACATATAATAAAGAGACATTTATTAATCACTCCTCTGCCCAGTTACAGTCCAGATCACCCACAGAGCAGCTGCACCACACAACTCCTAGATCAGCCTACGTGAGTCTCATGATTTACCTGTAAGacatacattttaatgcttttgtttgtcatctgtaatgtgaaaacATCAGGTTTTCACACAGTCCAAGGAATAAAAAGTGTGCATTCTGTTCATAGCTCAAAATTAGGTTAGCTGGTTTTGGTAACATTTAGCACTGGAGCTGAGATCATCGGAATAGCCAACAGAAACCTGTATTCTGTGCTGTTCAGTGTCATGTTGCCACCCAATTTCCCTTACCTTTCTGTTTCTATCACAGTTTTACAATTAGATAATTTTATGACAAAACTTGGTTTGTAAAAAATTATATCCTGTTATGCTCTTAGCCTTCATTGCActgtagccaaaaaaaaaaaaaaatgcactgattTGACTTTGGGGCCTTCTCAAATGATTATTTACATCATCTGCATTTATGGGGCAGCTCAACAAAAACGAACCGAAGGTATCAGTATCAAGATTGTTAGTGTgttcattgttaaaaaaataactcttAGCCGATACATCATTATTAGATTTtgaaactctcaaatatcaatacTGGCCTCGACAATCAAGTATCAGTCTGGCTATATTAAGCAACACTTCTCACACCAATTCCTAGAATAAACAGATTGATGTCTCACCTCCAGACTGGTCCGTCTCCAACTCACATGGCCCATGAGCTCCATTCCTCAGGCCCATTCCATTGAGCCTCTTTATCTCACATACAGCATCCAATGAGTTTTCTTCAGTAACGGCCAAAACCGTTGCCTCTGTAGCAGTCTCAACCAGTGACTGAGGCTTTGTGGCTTCTCTTGCTGACAAGTCTGTAATTTGGATCACATCCATTTGGTTGTCAAAAATGCTGTTCTGGAGGTCCTCGCTGCTGACGCCATCCTCAGAGTGGCATGTGCTGCAGGCTGAGTCCTCGGCGAGCACAGCTACTTCATCACCTTTCAGTTTCATGTTTAGCAGAGGGATACTTTGCGCTGCTTCTTGCGATGGTGTTGGCCATTGGCCTCTCTGTGCATTGTTTGTCTGATGAACCCTGTGACTGACCTCAACAGGCTCCCACACAGGAACTGAGGAGCACCCATTAGGCATTCCTTGctgttctttctctgttgcCTCTCTAGACTCACAGCTGATCTGAGAGGAGCTTGTCAGTAGATGACGGTGCTGCTGTGCCGTTGTGATTGGCTCCTGTTGGGAGCATAGTCTGCTGCTAGCAAGtggagtgctgctgctgcagctgggcTGGCTGTTGTCTGTGATCTGGCACCTGGTGACACCAAGGACCTCCTGGGTGGCCGCCGAGATGACCTTACATATGAGTCCAGCTGCCAGAAGCTCCAGATCCTGCTCCTCTCCACTGCTACTATGTATCTGGATATCCTTTGGGGTCACTGATGTGGTGATGGAGTCTTGGACCGTGGTCAAGACTGTTGAGGTCGTGTCCGGGGTGGTAGGTGTGCTTGTTAGAATGTTTTGGTGGAAATCCTGCGCTGAACAGGGTGTCTCTAGAGAGTCAGCCTCTGATGGGATCACACACTGCACTTTGGCTGGGGTGACTGCATAAACAATCATCTCATCTTGTGTATTAATAGTACTGTAATGCTTTGCAACTTCTCCCTCCGGCTCAGGCCTCTCTGCATCGGAAAGGTAGGCTGTTGTGGGGGAGGACCTGGTGAGTTTGTCAGACTGGCAGGGCAAGATGATCTCTTCTACTGAGGCTTTGGGAGCAGAGGCTAGATCTTTGATCTGGTCTTTCTCCAGCTCTTTTACCAAAGTAAGTGATGAGATTTTCTCTGGGTCTTTATGGTCTTTCAATGACACCTGTAGGCTGTCTTCTTTGCTAGGTGATGGTAGAGTCAAGACTGAGGGTTTATGGACTTCCTCTCCTCTTATTCTACTAAGGTGAGGGGCAGCTTCTTCAGAACTCTGTTCCGGTGAAGGTGCTACTTCACTGTCCTGGGCCTGGatgagggaaatattttcatgttctGTTCTCTGGTTAGTGACCTTTGGAGGTCTGTGGGTGGGGCATTCTGTGTCATTTGTGGGGGATACAGTGCCTTTTTCTACCAGACCATTGCTACCCTCTGATGGAGATGTTTTAAGGCCCACAGCAGTTGAAGTTGCCTCTGGGCTGTCATGACTGATGATCCGCTCTTTCTTTCGTGAGATGTACCACCACCAGCCGATTAGTGCGAGTACTCCGGGCAGTGTGTAGGGTACGACAGATCGAAACCTCAGCGGCATTTCCTCAGGACACTAGCAGCTACACCTGAAAGTTACAAGGAAAGACAGATTTGTATTAGTTGAGGGACATCTCACATTGAATGCAGTTGATAGCAGCAAATATGGGAAAATTGGCCTGGATCTGCCTGTtgattttacattgttttaaggattaaacttaattttatcctttaatttagtttttcacCAGGCATATATTGGGGAAGAGCCCATGTCAGCCCAAGAAAGACTAAAAATCAGTTCAATATTATCAATCAAATCTAAATGCTGAAATCCTCgtgaaaatataacacaaacacattccaTTTGTGTATTCGCATGACAACTTACCAACTGTATTTACTGAGGtcatgaaaattttaaaatctaaaagtGTGGTTATGGCACTCACAAGACTTATTTAGatttgcagagagagagagggagagagagggcgCGAGAGAGAACTAGTGTACCTGGACTTTTGACCTCTATGGCTGCTGGCACTGCCACCTGCTCTATGTAATCAACTGCTGGCTCTCTGCTGGCTAGCAACAGAGTTCTGGGAAATACAGTGCTTTCAACATTAAGTAACAACAGAAAGAACTGCTTTATAGGAATTTGTTGTGCcagaacaagaaaataaaagatgacagtTAATCTGTGTTTATAACATAAAACTCACACTAGGCTATATTCATATAGAGTGACACCATTTGTAAAACTCCCTGGTATCCTATTACATAAATGGTTTATCTTTCTGATATACATTTCTGAAAACTCCACAGTACCCCATGAATTCAACTACCAGTAGGGAATCTCTTCTTTGAATGTCAACACTTAGGCTAAAGGGTGCAAACAAATGAATGTACTGAGGTCATTGCCCTTATCTTGAATAATAAATAGCCAGCAAAGACTCATTCCCAATGAGGTGGAAAAGACTACACCATCCACACATCAGGGTGATGCGTTAATGTTTCGAATGTTAtttaaaagtacataaaatTCCAAGATAAGTTCAAATGGTtaaaactacaaacaaacattctgTGTATTTCTCAAAAACTTTACCCTgacaatttttccaaaaataatatataaccCAGCAAATAGTCTGGGTTTGGCTGTTTAATACAACACTGTATCTGACACCACTTAAATTGAGTCCTTGTGACTTATTTTATATCATGTACAAGAATAATCAATGTGCGAAAACTAATCAAGTGGTTTATGAAAAACACATCTGTACACAATGCATGTCAAGCTATGTAGAGTTCCCCTTTTCAACTTtataaaaagcatgtttttacCCAAGGTTACAGTGTCACAGTCTGAACCTTATATGGAAGGTTTCAAGAATTTGTGagatacaagaaaaaaacaacattaatggTATGCAAAAATGTTGTGCcaaaaactgatatttaatattttctatACTGAAGCTGCAATCATTTGTGCTAATTTCCTTCAATGATTGTTGGCACCTGGAAAATGTGTTAAGTAATGCATGACAACAAGTATCAATAAAACATGGTTTTCCAGCTGTCTGTACCAACTGTCAGC is a window encoding:
- the akap1b gene encoding A kinase (PRKA) anchor protein 1b, whose translation is MPLRFRSVVPYTLPGVLALIGWWWYISRKKERIISHDSPEATSTAVGLKTSPSEGSNGLVEKGTVSPTNDTECPTHRPPKVTNQRTEHENISLIQAQDSEVAPSPEQSSEEAAPHLSRIRGEEVHKPSVLTLPSPSKEDSLQVSLKDHKDPEKISSLTLVKELEKDQIKDLASAPKASVEEIILPCQSDKLTRSSPTTAYLSDAERPEPEGEVAKHYSTINTQDEMIVYAVTPAKVQCVIPSEADSLETPCSAQDFHQNILTSTPTTPDTTSTVLTTVQDSITTSVTPKDIQIHSSSGEEQDLELLAAGLICKVISAATQEVLGVTRCQITDNSQPSCSSSTPLASSRLCSQQEPITTAQQHRHLLTSSSQISCESREATEKEQQGMPNGCSSVPVWEPVEVSHRVHQTNNAQRGQWPTPSQEAAQSIPLLNMKLKGDEVAVLAEDSACSTCHSEDGVSSEDLQNSIFDNQMDVIQITDLSAREATKPQSLVETATEATVLAVTEENSLDAVCEIKRLNGMGLRNGAHGPCELETDQSGGSDVNSMDSVDSGCTMGAGETQSNHAASLSAELIIWEIEVPKHLVGRLIGKQGRFVSFVKQNSGAKIYISTLPYTQEFQICHIEGTQQQVDKALSLIGKKFKDLDLTNLYAPPPPPLTLPSLPMTSWLLLPSGVTVEVIVVNIVSAGHIFVQQHTHPTYHALRSLDQQMFLCYSQPGTPALPSPAEVGVICAAPAVEGAWWRAQVITFYKETNEVEIRYVDYGGYDRVKIDSLRQIRSDFVTLPFQGAEVLLDNIAPLPGEDRFSPEATSALEEMTRGVALLAQVSNYDNNTGLPLVHLWNMVGDEVISVNRTLAERGLGAWVDGFDL